In the genome of Leeuwenhoekiella sp. MAR_2009_132, one region contains:
- a CDS encoding NUDIX domain-containing protein, which translates to MNKNVRNMSVTVLSDNWYTLNKVDFEYLNKDKEWEKQSREAYDRGNGAVVLLYNVQQKTVILTRQFRMPTYLNKNEDGMMIEACAGLLDENDPTTAILKEIEEETGYKVDTATKIFESYMSPGSVTEILHFFIAEYSKKQKVSEGGGAADETENIEVLEYQFEEAINLMKTGAIKDAKTIMLLQYAQINLVDLAK; encoded by the coding sequence ATGAATAAGAATGTAAGAAATATGAGCGTTACCGTGTTGTCTGACAACTGGTACACGCTTAATAAAGTAGATTTTGAATACCTCAACAAGGATAAGGAGTGGGAGAAACAATCTCGCGAAGCCTACGACAGAGGTAATGGTGCTGTTGTATTACTCTACAATGTTCAACAAAAGACTGTAATTCTTACCCGCCAATTTAGAATGCCTACTTATTTGAATAAAAATGAAGATGGGATGATGATTGAGGCCTGTGCAGGGCTGCTAGATGAAAACGATCCTACTACAGCTATTCTAAAAGAGATTGAAGAAGAAACAGGTTACAAAGTAGATACGGCTACAAAAATCTTTGAATCTTATATGTCACCCGGCTCAGTTACCGAAATCTTACACTTTTTTATCGCAGAATATTCTAAGAAACAAAAAGTATCTGAAGGCGGCGGAGCTGCAGATGAGACAGAAAATATTGAAGTACTTGAATACCAATTTGAAGAAGCAATAAACCTTATGAAAACTGGCGCTATAAAAGATGCCAAAACAATTATGCTTCTACAATATGCTCAAATAAATCTGGTAGATCTTGCTAAATAA
- a CDS encoding HIT family protein, whose product MPSIFTKIINREIPGHIVAEDDNHIAILDVNPNAKGHTLCIPKKEVNKLFDLSEPEYIALMAFSRKVAIALEKVVDCKRIGVSVIGLEVPHVHVHLIPLTTMEDARFISKQSLTEAEFKELASQINAAI is encoded by the coding sequence ATGCCATCAATTTTCACTAAAATAATAAATCGCGAGATCCCGGGTCATATCGTTGCAGAAGATGACAATCATATTGCAATTTTAGATGTAAACCCAAATGCCAAAGGGCATACATTATGTATTCCTAAGAAAGAAGTAAATAAATTATTTGATCTTTCTGAGCCCGAATATATTGCGCTTATGGCATTTAGCCGAAAAGTGGCAATTGCTCTTGAAAAGGTAGTAGATTGTAAACGAATAGGAGTTTCTGTTATAGGTCTTGAAGTGCCCCATGTGCACGTACATTTAATACCCTTAACGACTATGGAAGATGCCCGTTTTATTTCAAAACAATCTCTTACAGAGGCTGAATTTAAAGAACTAGCATCTCAAATCAATGCTGCGATATAA